One part of the Vanessa cardui chromosome 2, ilVanCard2.1, whole genome shotgun sequence genome encodes these proteins:
- the LOC124539078 gene encoding uncharacterized protein LOC124539078, translated as MLYLNMSPSVRLLVIFALLHQVVSIESAKASKNGPNCQSFSQGVTFNDSEAIGVWHLLHFRTEKMKGSGDPHCVEFTPIDEKEINGLKDKIGKFVENLNWENVTLKMQIPCRDANRTRDYYLEKLEGNGSYRTLQKPPLTAKLDLAEFNRYPMRLKIIEGLYLGMMDCHEKFVFILGKQPPEGKDLDDRLKKMIETYWPEE; from the exons ATGCTGTACTTGAACATGTCTCCATCAGTTCGGCTTCTTGTGATTTTTg cactactGCATCAAGTAGTATCTATAGAAAGCGCAAAAGCAAGCAAAAATGGGCCGAATTGTCAAAGTTTTTCTCAAGGTGTTACATTCAACGACTCGGAAGCAATTGGTGTATGGCACCTCTTGCATTTCAGAACAGAAAAGATGAAAGGTTCTGGTGATCCTCATTGCGTGGAGTTTACTCCAATCGACGAAAAG GAAATAAATGGTTTGAAAGATAAAATCGGAAAGTTCGTAGAGAACCTTAACTGGGAAAACGTTACGTTGAAAATGCAAATACCTTGTAGAGACGCCAACCGAACCAgagattattatttagaaaaattgGAAGGGAACGGCTCTTATAGGACTTTACAGAAGCCACCGCTCACag CAAAACTAGACCTAGCAGAGTTCAACCGTTACCCAATGCGCCTAAAAATAATTGAGGGCCTATACCTCGGCATGATGGACTGTCACGAAAAATTCGTCTTCATACTTGGAAAGCAACCACCTGAAGGCAAGGATTTGGATGATCGCCTTAAAAAGATGATCGAAACATACTGGCctgaagaataa